One stretch of Pseudomonas fluorescens Q2-87 DNA includes these proteins:
- a CDS encoding NAD(P)/FAD-dependent oxidoreductase, with amino-acid sequence MNQGPGADVIVIGAGIIGAACARALAQRGLKVLVLDAGWHGATAAGMGHLLVLDDNPAELALSQYSLQRWRELSPSLPDGCAWRNNGTLWLAANAEEMAVAHSKYLNLLAHGEACELIGSAALRQREPELRKGLEGGLLIKGDGILYAPAAARWMLEEANIRQQRAQVMEVDGPRVRLADGRWLSADAVVLANGIQATELCPELPIEPKKGHLLITDRYPATVAHTLVELGYVTSAHNASGPSVACNIQPRPTGQLFIGASRQFGTVDPQVEGWMLAKMLKRAVDYMPGLAQLNGIRAWTGFRAASPDGLPLVGQHPQRKGLWLAVGHEGLGVTTAPATADLLVAQLFNENSPLAPQAYLPQRFLGEPAHA; translated from the coding sequence ATGAACCAAGGCCCAGGCGCCGACGTGATCGTCATCGGCGCGGGCATCATCGGCGCGGCCTGCGCCCGCGCGCTGGCGCAACGGGGCCTGAAGGTGCTGGTGCTGGACGCCGGCTGGCATGGCGCCACGGCGGCCGGCATGGGCCATTTGCTGGTGCTCGATGACAACCCGGCGGAACTGGCCCTCAGTCAATACTCATTACAGCGCTGGCGCGAGTTGTCCCCCAGTCTTCCCGATGGCTGCGCCTGGCGTAACAACGGCACCTTGTGGCTGGCGGCCAATGCCGAGGAAATGGCGGTGGCCCACAGCAAGTACCTGAACCTGCTGGCCCATGGCGAAGCTTGCGAACTGATTGGTAGCGCGGCCCTGCGCCAGCGCGAACCCGAACTGCGCAAAGGCCTGGAAGGCGGGCTGCTGATCAAGGGTGACGGCATCCTGTATGCCCCGGCTGCCGCTCGCTGGATGCTGGAAGAGGCGAATATTCGCCAACAACGCGCCCAGGTCATGGAGGTGGATGGCCCACGTGTGCGCCTGGCCGACGGTCGCTGGTTGAGCGCCGACGCCGTCGTCCTCGCCAACGGAATCCAGGCCACCGAGTTATGCCCGGAGTTGCCCATCGAACCGAAAAAAGGCCACCTCTTGATCACCGACCGCTACCCCGCCACGGTGGCCCATACCCTGGTGGAACTGGGCTATGTCACCAGCGCCCACAACGCCAGCGGGCCGTCGGTGGCGTGCAATATCCAGCCACGTCCAACCGGGCAGTTGTTCATTGGTGCGTCGCGGCAGTTCGGCACCGTCGACCCGCAGGTGGAGGGTTGGATGCTGGCGAAGATGCTCAAGCGCGCCGTCGACTACATGCCGGGGCTGGCGCAACTCAACGGCATTCGCGCCTGGACCGGTTTTCGCGCCGCCAGCCCCGACGGCCTGCCGCTGGTGGGGCAACATCCGCAACGCAAGGGCCTGTGGCTGGCGGTGGGTCACGAAGGATTGGGGGTGACGACGGCGCCCGCAACCGCTGATCTGCTGGTTGCGCAGCTGTTCAACGAAAACTCGCCACTGGCCCCTCAGGCTTACCTGCCACAGCGCTTCCTCGGAGAACCGGCCCATGCCTGA
- a CDS encoding 2Fe-2S iron-sulfur cluster-binding protein — protein MPDLFLDGRPLSVANGTSVAAALALGADGCSRTSVSGQRRAPLCGMGICQECRVMIDGHRRLACQTVCRDGMQVQTRP, from the coding sequence ATGCCTGATCTATTCCTGGACGGCCGCCCCCTGTCAGTGGCCAACGGCACCAGCGTCGCGGCGGCATTGGCTTTGGGCGCGGACGGCTGCAGCCGCACGTCCGTCAGCGGCCAGCGCCGTGCGCCCTTATGCGGCATGGGTATCTGCCAGGAGTGCCGGGTGATGATCGACGGCCATCGCCGCCTGGCCTGTCAGACGGTGTGTCGCGACGGCATGCAGGTGCAAACCCGACCATGA
- a CDS encoding NAD(P)/FAD-dependent oxidoreductase: MNETTDLLIIGAGPAGMAAALAAANSGQPIVVLDDNPLPGGQIWRDGPQASLPDTARRLREQLHACANIRCHAGTRVIACAAKKTLLVEDAERGWQISYERLILCTGARELLLPFPGWTLPGVTGAGGLQALIKGGLPVRGERLVIAGSGPLLLASAATAKHHGARVLRIAEQASRARVGGFAAQLPRWPGKLVQSFSLFDGHYRTGTHVLEALGRERLEGVRLLQHGKIVELACDRLACGFGLIPNTQLGQALGCVVEDQGLVVDAWQATSRRDHYAAGECTGFGGSELALVEGAIAGHAAVGNSAAAQHLWPRRARWQGFAQALNKAFALDARLKTLARADTLVCRCEDVPYGELVGHGNWREAKLASRCGMGACQGRVCGAALEHLFGWTPPTPRPPFSPARIETLLGLEETPPT, encoded by the coding sequence ATGAACGAAACCACCGACCTGTTGATCATCGGCGCCGGCCCCGCTGGCATGGCCGCTGCGCTGGCTGCGGCAAACAGCGGCCAGCCCATCGTAGTGCTCGACGACAACCCGCTGCCCGGCGGACAGATCTGGCGCGACGGTCCCCAGGCCAGCCTGCCCGACACGGCTCGACGCCTGCGCGAGCAACTGCACGCCTGCGCCAACATCCGCTGCCATGCCGGCACTCGGGTGATCGCCTGCGCCGCCAAAAAAACCCTGCTGGTGGAAGATGCCGAGCGCGGCTGGCAGATCAGCTATGAGCGCTTGATCCTTTGCACCGGTGCCCGTGAACTGTTGCTGCCCTTCCCCGGCTGGACGCTGCCCGGTGTTACCGGCGCCGGTGGCTTGCAGGCGCTGATCAAGGGCGGCCTGCCGGTGCGCGGCGAGCGGCTGGTGATCGCCGGCAGCGGACCGTTGTTACTGGCCAGTGCCGCCACGGCCAAGCACCATGGCGCTCGCGTGCTGCGGATCGCCGAGCAGGCCAGTCGCGCCCGTGTGGGCGGCTTCGCCGCGCAATTGCCGCGCTGGCCGGGCAAGCTTGTGCAATCGTTCAGTCTGTTCGACGGTCATTACCGCACCGGCACTCATGTGCTGGAGGCCCTGGGGCGCGAACGGCTGGAAGGCGTGCGCTTGCTGCAACACGGCAAGATCGTTGAATTGGCCTGCGACCGCCTGGCCTGTGGCTTCGGGCTGATTCCCAACACCCAGCTCGGCCAGGCTCTGGGCTGCGTGGTGGAAGACCAAGGGCTGGTGGTCGACGCCTGGCAAGCGACCAGCCGCCGCGACCATTATGCTGCGGGCGAATGCACCGGTTTTGGCGGTAGCGAACTGGCGCTGGTGGAAGGCGCCATCGCCGGCCACGCTGCTGTGGGCAATAGCGCAGCCGCCCAGCACCTGTGGCCGCGCCGCGCACGTTGGCAAGGTTTCGCCCAGGCACTGAACAAAGCCTTCGCCCTCGACGCACGACTCAAGACCCTGGCCCGCGCCGACACACTGGTCTGCCGCTGCGAAGACGTGCCGTACGGCGAGCTCGTCGGGCATGGCAACTGGCGCGAAGCGAAACTGGCCAGCCGCTGCGGCATGGGCGCCTGCCAGGGCCGCGTGTGCGGCGCCGCGCTGGAGCATCTGTTCGGCTGGACCCCGCCCACACCCCGCCCGCCCTTCAGCCCGGCGCGGATCGAGACCCTGCTGGGACTTGAAGAAACACCGCCCACCTGA
- a CDS encoding AraC family transcriptional regulator — protein MYPTLTSFAPCDLDTLLRSLQPIAPLLDTLADVVFFIKDKQARYAFVNQTLARRCGFKHSGDLLGLTAEQVFPERFGPLYTEQDRRVLASGRELADQLELHLYYGNQPVWCLTHKLALQDLNGETVGLAGISRDLQLPQSSHPAFQKLAAVDAHIKHHFARPISLAELTAIAGLSVAQLERHCKRIFQLTPRQMIHKARLEEASRLLLDKDLPITEIALRCGYTDHSAFSRQFRALTSLSPSQYRESALGVVP, from the coding sequence ATGTACCCCACGCTCACCTCCTTCGCCCCCTGCGACCTGGACACCCTGCTGCGCAGCCTGCAACCCATCGCGCCGCTGCTCGACACCCTCGCGGACGTGGTGTTTTTCATCAAGGACAAGCAGGCCCGCTACGCCTTCGTCAACCAGACCCTGGCCCGGCGTTGTGGCTTCAAGCACAGCGGCGATTTGTTGGGCCTGACTGCCGAGCAGGTGTTTCCCGAGCGCTTTGGCCCGCTGTATACCGAACAGGATCGGCGAGTGCTGGCCAGCGGGCGGGAGCTGGCCGACCAGCTGGAGTTGCACCTCTATTACGGCAACCAGCCAGTGTGGTGCCTGACCCACAAACTGGCCTTGCAAGACCTCAATGGCGAGACCGTCGGCCTGGCGGGCATTTCCCGTGACTTGCAGCTGCCCCAATCGAGCCACCCGGCGTTTCAAAAATTGGCGGCGGTGGATGCCCATATCAAACACCACTTCGCCCGCCCCATCAGCCTGGCCGAGCTGACCGCCATCGCCGGTTTATCGGTGGCGCAGCTGGAGCGGCACTGCAAGCGTATCTTCCAACTCACGCCCCGGCAGATGATTCACAAGGCCCGCCTGGAAGAGGCCTCGCGATTGTTACTGGACAAGGACCTGCCGATCACAGAGATCGCCTTGCGCTGCGGTTACACCGACCACAGCGCGTTCAGTCGCCAGTTCCGGGCGCTGACCAGCCTGTCGCCCAGTCAATACCGCGAATCTGCATTGGGCGTTGTTCCCTAA
- a CDS encoding transporter substrate-binding domain-containing protein — MKNPALAVALSVVLTPLFIAPAQADKLDDIIGSGKLRCAVTLDFPPMGFRDESNKPAGFDVDYCHDLAKVLGVDAEVVETPFSDRIPALLSGRADVIVASTSDTLERAKTVGLTVPYFAFQMVVLTRDNTGINSYADLKGKALGNTSSTYEAIALEKDQKSWGSGSFRAYQSQNDTLLAVAQGHIDATVVTNTVAAATIKSGKYKGLKIAGDAPYVIDYVSLGAKRSEYGLLNYLNLFVNQQVRTGRYKELFVKWVGTDIPPANLTVPQVYY, encoded by the coding sequence ATGAAAAACCCTGCATTGGCCGTAGCCCTCAGCGTTGTCCTCACACCCCTTTTCATCGCCCCCGCCCAAGCCGACAAACTCGACGACATCATCGGTTCCGGCAAACTGCGTTGCGCCGTGACCCTGGACTTCCCACCCATGGGCTTTCGCGACGAAAGCAATAAGCCGGCAGGCTTCGACGTGGATTACTGCCACGACCTGGCGAAGGTCCTCGGTGTAGACGCCGAAGTCGTGGAAACGCCTTTCTCCGACCGAATCCCCGCGCTGTTGTCCGGCCGCGCCGATGTCATCGTCGCCTCCACTTCCGACACTTTGGAGCGGGCCAAGACCGTTGGCCTGACCGTGCCTTACTTCGCCTTCCAGATGGTCGTGCTGACCCGCGACAACACCGGCATCAACAGCTACGCCGACCTCAAGGGCAAGGCCTTGGGCAACACCAGCAGCACCTACGAAGCCATCGCCCTGGAGAAAGACCAGAAGAGCTGGGGCAGCGGCAGTTTCCGCGCCTACCAGTCGCAGAACGACACGCTGCTGGCCGTCGCCCAAGGGCACATCGATGCGACCGTGGTCACCAACACCGTAGCCGCTGCGACGATCAAGTCGGGCAAGTACAAGGGCCTGAAGATTGCCGGCGACGCACCCTACGTCATCGACTACGTGTCCCTCGGCGCCAAGCGCAGCGAGTACGGCCTGCTCAATTACCTCAACCTGTTCGTCAACCAGCAAGTGCGCACCGGCCGCTACAAAGAACTGTTCGTCAAATGGGTCGGCACTGACATTCCGCCGGCCAACCTGACCGTTCCCCAGGTTTATTACTGA
- a CDS encoding aconitase X: MPSTPVRVKGRSLVEGAAQGALLFADVGLSFWGGVDPASGEVIDRHHPLSGERLAGRVLAIPSGRGSCTGSSVLMELISNGHAPAALVLAEADEILTLGVLVAEVIFQRSLPVLCVGHEAFAGLRGQGFVRLEGDGLTLSGRRPNDQWIAADVPAQPSMPSTVSLTERDRALLDGRHGKAAQVAMQIVLRMADIQGATQLLDVTQAHIDGCIYTGPASLRFAEQLVQWGAKVHVPTTLNSISVDQRRWRELGVDPALGEPASALGDAYMAMGAQLSYTCAPYLLDTAPKAGEQIVWAESNAVVYANSVLGARTQKYPDFLDICIALCGRAPLTGCHLDDQRKARLIIDVQQPDNVDDSFYPLLGYHIGSLTGRRVPLIGGLEQANPTLDDLKAFGAAFATTSAAPLFHIAGVTPEALDPDHVVESGIRLPKETVDAAGLLASWRELNSARDNHVDVVSLGNPHFSLSEFATLAPLCAGRVKHPQVVLAITCGRRVLEQARQAGHLDAIEAFGAVLVTDTCWCMLGEPVIPPQATTLMTNSGKYAHYAPGLVGRGVHFSSLAQCIDAACAATTHGQPPAWLQPTARLGNPAHV, translated from the coding sequence ATGCCAAGCACGCCTGTCCGTGTGAAAGGCCGCAGCCTGGTGGAGGGTGCCGCCCAGGGCGCCCTGCTGTTCGCCGACGTGGGCCTGAGTTTCTGGGGCGGCGTCGATCCGGCCAGCGGCGAAGTCATTGACCGTCATCATCCCCTGAGCGGCGAACGCCTGGCCGGGCGTGTGCTGGCGATTCCCAGCGGACGCGGCTCCTGCACCGGCAGCAGCGTATTGATGGAGCTGATCAGCAACGGCCATGCGCCCGCCGCCCTGGTGCTGGCCGAAGCCGATGAAATCCTTACCTTGGGCGTGCTGGTGGCAGAGGTGATTTTCCAACGCTCCCTGCCGGTCTTGTGCGTCGGGCACGAGGCGTTTGCCGGGCTGCGCGGGCAAGGATTTGTGCGGCTCGAAGGTGACGGGCTGACCTTGTCGGGCCGACGTCCGAATGATCAGTGGATTGCAGCGGATGTGCCCGCGCAGCCGTCCATGCCCTCCACCGTCAGCCTCACCGAACGGGACCGGGCGCTGCTCGACGGCCGTCATGGCAAGGCTGCCCAAGTGGCGATGCAAATCGTCCTGCGCATGGCCGACATCCAAGGCGCCACGCAGTTGCTGGACGTGACCCAGGCCCACATCGACGGCTGCATCTACACCGGTCCGGCCAGCCTGCGGTTTGCCGAACAATTGGTGCAGTGGGGCGCCAAGGTACACGTGCCCACCACCCTCAATTCGATTTCCGTGGACCAGCGCCGCTGGCGGGAACTGGGCGTCGATCCCGCCCTGGGCGAACCGGCCAGTGCCTTGGGCGACGCCTACATGGCCATGGGCGCGCAGCTGAGTTACACCTGCGCGCCCTACCTGCTGGACACCGCACCCAAGGCCGGCGAGCAGATCGTCTGGGCCGAATCCAACGCGGTGGTCTACGCCAACAGCGTGTTGGGGGCGCGCACGCAGAAGTACCCGGACTTCCTGGATATCTGCATCGCATTGTGTGGACGGGCGCCCCTGACCGGTTGCCATCTCGATGACCAGCGCAAGGCCAGGCTGATCATCGACGTGCAGCAGCCAGATAACGTGGACGACAGTTTCTACCCGCTGCTCGGCTATCACATCGGCAGCCTGACGGGGCGGCGCGTCCCGTTGATCGGCGGTCTGGAACAGGCCAACCCGACACTGGACGACCTCAAGGCATTCGGCGCCGCATTCGCCACCACCAGCGCCGCGCCGTTGTTCCATATCGCCGGGGTGACGCCGGAGGCCCTGGACCCGGACCACGTCGTGGAGTCTGGTATCCGCTTGCCAAAAGAAACCGTCGATGCCGCAGGCCTGCTCGCCAGTTGGCGCGAGCTCAACAGCGCCCGCGACAACCATGTGGACGTGGTTTCCCTGGGCAACCCGCATTTTTCCCTCAGCGAATTCGCGACCCTGGCGCCCCTCTGCGCAGGCCGCGTCAAACATCCCCAAGTGGTGCTGGCGATCACTTGCGGCCGCAGGGTGCTGGAGCAGGCCCGGCAGGCCGGCCACCTGGACGCCATCGAGGCGTTCGGCGCGGTGCTGGTGACCGATACCTGCTGGTGCATGTTGGGCGAACCGGTGATCCCGCCGCAGGCCACCACCCTGATGACCAACTCGGGCAAATACGCCCATTACGCACCGGGCCTGGTGGGGCGCGGGGTGCATTTTTCCAGCCTCGCGCAATGCATCGACGCCGCATGCGCCGCCACGACCCACGGCCAGCCGCCGGCATGGCTGCAACCCACCGCCCGCCTGGGGAACCCTGCACATGTTTGA
- a CDS encoding amino acid ABC transporter permease, with product MFDYSFQWRPALRALPDMLAGAWVTFETAALSMIFGVLIALVLTVMRQARHPLLRGVGNGWVSIARNTPSLFQIYILYFGLGSLGLHVSSWLALLAGITFNNAGYLAENFRGGLKAVPSTQMRAARSLGMSAFQAYRMIIVPQLLRIVFYPLTNQMVWAVLMTSLGVVVGLNNDLTGVTQEYNVKTFRTFEYFALAAVLYYLIAKLIVGLARLLSWRLFRY from the coding sequence ATGTTTGACTACAGTTTCCAATGGCGCCCGGCATTGCGTGCCCTGCCCGACATGCTCGCCGGGGCCTGGGTCACGTTCGAGACCGCTGCTTTGTCGATGATCTTCGGCGTATTGATCGCCCTGGTCTTGACCGTGATGCGCCAGGCCCGCCATCCGTTGCTGCGCGGCGTTGGCAATGGTTGGGTGTCCATCGCCCGCAACACGCCGTCGCTGTTCCAGATCTACATCCTCTACTTCGGCCTCGGTTCCCTCGGGCTGCACGTCAGTTCCTGGCTGGCACTGCTGGCGGGGATCACCTTCAACAATGCCGGCTACCTGGCGGAAAATTTTCGCGGTGGGCTCAAGGCCGTGCCCAGCACACAAATGCGCGCGGCCCGCTCCTTGGGCATGAGCGCCTTCCAGGCGTACCGGATGATCATCGTCCCGCAGCTGCTGCGCATCGTCTTCTACCCGTTGACCAACCAGATGGTCTGGGCGGTGCTGATGACGTCCCTGGGCGTGGTGGTCGGCCTCAATAACGACCTCACCGGCGTCACCCAGGAATACAACGTCAAGACGTTCCGCACCTTTGAATACTTCGCCCTTGCGGCCGTGCTGTATTACCTGATCGCCAAGTTGATCGTCGGGCTGGCCCGGCTGTTGTCTTGGCGCTTGTTCCGTTATTGA
- a CDS encoding amino acid ABC transporter permease — MFETSLTINDLLFLLDGAWVTLQLTAWSILLGTLAGLLFGLLRALMPRASLPLAWVLDVFRSVPLLIQFVLFNSLKSIAGLDLSAFAVGCIVLGVYAAAYFTEIVRGGVLAVPLSTRRASRSLGLSYLQDLRFIVLPIATRVAFPGWLNLVLGVMKDTALVMWIGIVELLRASQTIVTRIQEPLLVLCIAGLFYYVMSLVVARLGARLERRWQEND, encoded by the coding sequence ATGTTTGAAACCAGCCTCACTATTAACGACTTGTTGTTCTTGCTCGACGGGGCCTGGGTCACGCTGCAATTGACCGCTTGGTCGATTCTGCTGGGCACCCTGGCCGGGTTGCTGTTCGGACTGTTGCGGGCGCTGATGCCGCGCGCCAGCCTGCCGCTGGCCTGGGTCCTGGACGTGTTTCGCAGCGTGCCCCTGCTGATCCAGTTCGTGCTGTTCAATTCCCTCAAGAGCATCGCGGGGCTGGACCTGAGTGCCTTCGCGGTCGGCTGCATCGTGCTGGGGGTATACGCCGCCGCGTACTTCACCGAAATCGTCCGCGGTGGCGTGCTCGCCGTGCCATTGAGCACCCGCCGGGCCAGCCGTTCCCTGGGCCTGAGCTACCTGCAGGACCTGCGTTTCATCGTCCTGCCGATTGCCACGCGGGTGGCCTTTCCCGGCTGGCTGAACCTGGTGCTCGGCGTGATGAAGGACACCGCGCTGGTGATGTGGATCGGCATCGTCGAATTGCTGCGCGCTTCGCAAACCATCGTCACGCGCATTCAGGAACCCCTGCTGGTGCTGTGCATCGCGGGCCTCTTTTACTACGTCATGAGCCTGGTGGTCGCCCGCCTCGGCGCACGCCTGGAAAGAAGGTGGCAGGAAAATGATTGA
- a CDS encoding amino acid ABC transporter ATP-binding protein: protein MIEIENVHKSFGDLEVVKGVSLTVDKGEVVSIIGGSGSGKSTLLMCINGLEPIQKGSIRVDGIEVHDRATDLNRLRQKIGIVFQQWNAFPHLTVLENVMLAPRKVLGKSKQDAEALAVQQLQHVGLGDKLKAFPGKLSGGQQQRMAIARALAMSPDYMLFDEATSALDPQLVGEVLDTMRMLAEDGMTMVLVTHEIRFARDVSDRVAFFCNGRVHEIGPPDQVIVNPVQPETAAFLKSVK from the coding sequence ATGATTGAGATCGAAAACGTACACAAATCCTTCGGTGACCTGGAAGTGGTCAAGGGCGTGAGCCTGACGGTGGACAAGGGAGAAGTGGTGTCGATCATCGGCGGTTCCGGCTCTGGCAAGTCGACGCTGCTGATGTGCATCAACGGCCTGGAGCCGATCCAGAAAGGCAGCATCCGCGTGGACGGTATCGAGGTTCATGATCGCGCCACCGATCTCAATCGCTTGCGGCAGAAGATCGGCATCGTGTTCCAGCAATGGAACGCCTTCCCCCACCTGACCGTGCTGGAAAACGTGATGCTCGCGCCGCGCAAGGTGCTGGGCAAGAGCAAGCAGGACGCCGAGGCCCTGGCGGTGCAACAGCTCCAGCACGTGGGTTTGGGGGACAAGCTCAAGGCCTTCCCCGGCAAGTTGTCCGGCGGCCAGCAGCAACGCATGGCCATCGCCCGGGCCTTGGCGATGTCACCGGACTACATGCTGTTCGACGAAGCCACCTCGGCCCTGGACCCGCAACTGGTGGGCGAAGTGCTGGACACCATGCGCATGCTCGCCGAAGACGGCATGACCATGGTGCTGGTGACTCACGAGATCCGCTTCGCCCGGGATGTGTCCGATCGAGTGGCGTTCTTTTGCAACGGGCGAGTCCATGAAATCGGGCCGCCGGACCAGGTGATCGTCAACCCGGTGCAGCCGGAGACGGCGGCGTTTCTCAAGTCGGTGAAATAG
- a CDS encoding trans-3-hydroxy-L-proline dehydratase: MRSSRIIHVVSCHAEGEVGDVIVGGVAPPPGATVWEQSRWIAQDQTLRNFVLNEPRGGVFRHVNLLVPAKDPRAQMAWIIMEPADTPPMSGSNSLCVATVLLDSGILPMTEPQTRLVLEAPGGLIEAVADCRDGKVQRVEIKNVPSFADRLDAWIEVEGLGSLQVDTAYGGDSFVIVDAQRLGFAIRPDEAAELVAVGLKITRAANEQLGFVHPLNPDWSHISFCQIAAPIVQENGIATGANAVVIQPGKIDRSPTGTGCSARMAVLHAKGLMQVGERFIGRSIIGSEFHCRIDSQTDVAGRPAIYPCIAGRAWITGTHQLLLDPADPWPQGYRLSDTWPGA; the protein is encoded by the coding sequence ATGCGCTCATCCAGAATCATCCATGTAGTCAGCTGCCACGCCGAAGGCGAAGTCGGGGATGTGATTGTCGGCGGCGTCGCCCCGCCACCCGGCGCCACGGTGTGGGAACAGTCGCGCTGGATCGCCCAGGACCAGACCCTGCGCAACTTCGTGCTCAATGAGCCCCGGGGCGGCGTATTCCGCCACGTCAACCTGTTGGTGCCGGCCAAGGACCCACGGGCGCAAATGGCCTGGATCATCATGGAACCGGCCGACACCCCGCCGATGTCCGGTTCCAACTCGCTGTGCGTCGCCACGGTGCTGCTGGACAGCGGCATCCTGCCGATGACCGAACCCCAGACCCGGCTGGTGCTGGAAGCGCCGGGCGGATTGATCGAAGCCGTGGCCGACTGCCGCGACGGCAAGGTGCAGCGAGTCGAAATCAAAAACGTGCCCTCCTTCGCCGACCGCCTCGACGCCTGGATCGAAGTCGAAGGCCTGGGCTCGCTGCAGGTCGACACCGCTTATGGCGGCGACAGTTTTGTCATCGTCGATGCCCAGCGCCTCGGCTTCGCCATCCGCCCCGACGAAGCCGCCGAGTTGGTGGCGGTAGGCTTGAAGATCACCCGGGCGGCCAATGAACAACTGGGCTTCGTCCATCCGCTGAACCCCGACTGGTCGCACATCTCGTTCTGCCAGATCGCCGCGCCCATCGTCCAGGAGAACGGCATCGCCACCGGCGCCAACGCTGTGGTGATCCAGCCCGGCAAGATCGACCGTTCCCCCACCGGCACCGGCTGCTCGGCGCGCATGGCGGTGCTGCATGCCAAGGGTCTGATGCAGGTTGGCGAACGCTTCATCGGACGCTCGATCATCGGTTCTGAATTCCACTGCCGCATCGATTCGCAGACTGACGTCGCCGGACGCCCGGCGATTTATCCGTGCATTGCCGGACGGGCGTGGATCACCGGCACGCATCAGTTGCTGCTGGACCCGGCCGATCCGTGGCCGCAGGGCTATCGGCTTTCAGATACCTGGCCTGGCGCATGA
- a CDS encoding dihydrodipicolinate synthase family protein → MSKRINWSGVFPAVTTQFNDDFSINLEKTHQVISNVIRDGVSGLVVCGSVGENTSLSAEEKIAVTEVAVDASRGRVPVICGVAEFTSLQAAKVAHAVRKVGVDGVMLMPALVYGSKPFETAEHFRYVARHADVPLMVYNNPPIYKNDVTPDILISLADCDNVVCFKDSSGDTRRFIDVRNEVGDRFVLFAGLDDVVLESLAVGAEGWVSGMSNVFPKEGETIFRLARAGRFAEAMPIYEWLMPILHLDARADLVQCIKLCEAIAGRGSALTRPPRLALPDEDRLYVEQIMAKAMANRPALPDVGL, encoded by the coding sequence ATGAGCAAACGCATCAACTGGAGCGGCGTTTTCCCCGCCGTCACCACGCAATTCAACGATGACTTTTCCATCAACCTGGAAAAAACCCATCAGGTGATTTCCAACGTCATCCGTGACGGTGTGTCGGGCCTGGTGGTCTGCGGTTCCGTGGGGGAAAACACCTCCCTGAGCGCCGAGGAAAAAATCGCCGTGACCGAAGTCGCGGTGGACGCCTCCCGTGGCCGGGTGCCGGTGATTTGCGGCGTGGCCGAGTTCACCAGTTTGCAAGCCGCGAAAGTCGCCCACGCGGTGCGCAAGGTCGGCGTCGACGGGGTGATGCTGATGCCGGCGCTGGTCTATGGCTCCAAGCCGTTCGAGACCGCCGAGCACTTCCGCTACGTGGCCCGGCATGCCGACGTGCCGTTGATGGTCTACAACAACCCGCCCATCTACAAGAACGACGTGACCCCGGACATCCTGATTTCCCTGGCCGACTGCGACAACGTGGTGTGCTTCAAGGATTCCTCAGGCGACACTCGGCGTTTCATCGACGTGCGCAATGAAGTCGGCGATCGCTTCGTGTTGTTCGCCGGCCTGGATGACGTGGTGCTGGAGAGCCTCGCGGTGGGCGCCGAAGGTTGGGTTTCGGGCATGTCCAATGTGTTTCCGAAAGAAGGCGAGACGATTTTCCGCCTGGCCCGCGCCGGACGTTTTGCCGAGGCGATGCCGATCTATGAATGGCTGATGCCGATCCTGCACCTCGACGCCCGCGCCGACCTGGTGCAATGCATCAAGCTCTGCGAAGCCATCGCCGGCCGCGGCAGCGCCCTCACCCGCCCACCGCGCCTGGCCCTGCCGGACGAAGATCGGCTGTATGTGGAGCAGATCATGGCCAAGGCCATGGCGAACCGGCCAGCGTTGCCGGATGTGGGGCTTTAG
- a CDS encoding DinB family protein, with product MNYFLAQALNNQWANRRLLNACARLNEAEYGAYRTNFFPSIQSTLCHILEVDRYYLTALEGDRDGQMKDFSEILPYAQLLQSQTQTDQRLVAFCEALREKDLARSVELVRVDGVVRERIDRLLLHLFEHQIHHRGQVHSMLSGTGVEPPQLDEFFLECDHKYRQKDEQLAEEIVWRDYRPG from the coding sequence ATGAATTATTTCCTCGCCCAGGCCCTGAACAACCAATGGGCCAACCGCAGGCTGCTCAATGCCTGCGCGCGGCTGAACGAGGCCGAGTATGGGGCGTACCGCACCAACTTCTTCCCCTCCATACAGAGCACGCTCTGCCACATCCTGGAAGTGGATCGCTACTACCTCACCGCCCTCGAAGGCGACCGGGATGGGCAGATGAAGGATTTCTCCGAGATCCTGCCGTACGCCCAGCTCCTGCAAAGCCAAACCCAAACCGACCAGCGGCTGGTGGCGTTCTGCGAAGCCCTGCGGGAAAAAGACCTGGCCCGCTCCGTGGAGCTGGTGCGGGTCGACGGAGTGGTGCGCGAACGAATCGACCGGCTGCTGCTGCACTTGTTCGAGCATCAGATCCATCATCGCGGCCAAGTACATTCGATGCTCAGCGGCACCGGCGTCGAGCCTCCGCAGCTCGACGAATTTTTTCTCGAATGCGACCACAAATATCGGCAAAAAGATGAGCAACTCGCCGAGGAGATCGTCTGGCGAGACTATCGACCTGGCTAA